The Litoribacterium kuwaitense genome contains a region encoding:
- the ssb gene encoding single-stranded DNA-binding protein, with amino-acid sequence MLNRVVLVGRLTRDPELRYTPSGQAVANFTLAVDRPFTNQQGNREADFLNCVVWRRQAENVANFLKKGSLAGVDGRIQSRSYENQEGRRVYVTEVVAESVQFLEPKSSRTGGESGGGYGQSDPYYASQGGNQGGGYDGGGYGRQNDRNAPAADPFADEGQPIDISDDDLPF; translated from the coding sequence ATGTTGAACCGCGTCGTGCTTGTCGGCCGATTGACACGGGATCCGGAGCTCAGATACACACCTAGCGGTCAGGCTGTTGCTAATTTCACGCTAGCGGTCGATCGGCCATTTACCAACCAGCAAGGAAACCGCGAGGCGGATTTCTTAAACTGCGTGGTATGGCGCCGTCAAGCTGAAAATGTAGCGAATTTCCTTAAAAAAGGAAGCCTTGCCGGAGTGGATGGAAGAATTCAGTCAAGAAGCTATGAAAATCAGGAAGGTCGTCGCGTATACGTCACTGAAGTGGTCGCTGAAAGCGTTCAGTTCCTTGAGCCGAAAAGCTCACGTACCGGTGGTGAAAGTGGTGGCGGTTATGGTCAAAGCGATCCTTATTATGCTTCTCAAGGTGGCAACCAAGGTGGGGGCTACGACGGAGGCGGATACGGACGTCAAAATGATCGTAACGCACCAGCAGCCGATCCTTTTGCTGATGAAGGACAGCCTATTGACATTTCAGACGATGATTTACCATTCTAA
- a CDS encoding DUF951 domain-containing protein, producing the protein METKMFDINDIVEMKKPHPCGENRWQIIRMGMDIRVKCVGCGQSVMFPRKEFSKKLKKVLEKRGATEE; encoded by the coding sequence ATGGAAACAAAAATGTTTGATATCAATGACATTGTGGAAATGAAGAAGCCTCATCCTTGCGGGGAAAATCGATGGCAGATTATTCGCATGGGCATGGACATTAGGGTAAAGTGTGTCGGTTGTGGACAAAGTGTCATGTTTCCGCGAAAGGAATTTTCAAAAAAGCTCAAAAAAGTGCTAGAAAAGCGCGGTGCTACGGAAGAATAA
- a CDS encoding YybS family protein yields MNASNQLFGIKQVLFFLILLAGAMLFPTFFFIIALIMPLPFALYTARYGVRAGVVLGVIMLLVSTILSGLGPLIVLPAALAGVGIAYFVSKKKSPFAIWSYSSLVYLATFLGGLVMLYTVFQFDMDAFYEESLQEALAMSQTVFQSFGEDYIEEQAAVIRSSMAQLRALMPTFLVGLSVLAGLITTWITLRAMKKGGDLIPEPWKPFRQWQVPKSYAIFYLLLSIVMMFTSAESAMAVVFLNVFSVLLILMTVQGFTFIFYFCHHKKYATIVPVLVTIVSLVIPFIALFLVRFLGVFDLVFQLRSRMEAGK; encoded by the coding sequence TTGAATGCATCGAATCAGTTGTTTGGGATAAAACAAGTACTATTCTTTTTGATATTATTAGCGGGAGCTATGCTCTTCCCCACATTTTTCTTTATCATCGCCCTCATCATGCCACTACCTTTTGCATTGTATACCGCTCGGTACGGTGTGAGGGCTGGGGTTGTCTTAGGCGTCATTATGCTGCTCGTAAGCACCATACTTTCGGGACTTGGACCGCTTATTGTCTTACCGGCAGCTCTAGCGGGAGTAGGAATTGCTTATTTCGTTTCGAAAAAAAAATCGCCCTTTGCGATCTGGAGCTATAGCTCGCTCGTCTATTTAGCCACCTTCCTTGGCGGGCTCGTCATGCTCTATACGGTCTTTCAGTTTGATATGGATGCTTTTTATGAAGAAAGCCTGCAAGAAGCGTTAGCGATGTCACAGACGGTGTTTCAATCGTTTGGTGAGGATTATATCGAGGAGCAGGCAGCCGTGATACGCTCAAGTATGGCACAGCTGCGCGCTTTAATGCCGACGTTTTTAGTTGGTCTAAGCGTCCTCGCAGGTTTAATCACAACTTGGATCACCTTACGAGCGATGAAAAAAGGCGGCGACCTCATCCCAGAACCGTGGAAGCCTTTTAGGCAATGGCAAGTGCCTAAAAGTTACGCCATTTTTTATTTGCTTTTGTCTATTGTTATGATGTTTACTAGCGCGGAAAGTGCTATGGCGGTTGTGTTTTTGAATGTTTTCTCAGTGTTGCTCATATTGATGACGGTACAGGGCTTCACTTTTATTTTCTACTTCTGTCATCATAAGAAGTACGCAACGATTGTCCCCGTGCTCGTAACAATCGTATCTCTCGTCATCCCGTTTATTGCGCTATTCCTTGTTCGCTTCCTCGGGGTGTTTGATTTGGTTTTTCAATTGCGCAGCCGAATGGAAGCAGGCAAGTAA
- the yyaC gene encoding spore protease YyaC, whose amino-acid sequence MNLRRKFFDKTPKQTYIHYEEERGAQKIAAALKALCNAEAHKDVVVLCIGTDRSTGDSLGPITGSLLVEKSPRHLHVYGTLEKPVHAVNLESSLDQIHTTHDNPWIVAVDACLGRQASVGHASVGLGPIRPGAGVQKTLPEVGHAHINGIVNVSGFMEFFVLQNTRLFTVMQLSRCIASGIVLWDRGITKGSPGRKLQTLNMRNVASPPDCNIHSKVDE is encoded by the coding sequence ATGAATCTACGAAGGAAATTTTTTGACAAAACACCAAAACAGACCTACATCCATTATGAAGAAGAGCGCGGTGCGCAAAAGATCGCAGCAGCGCTCAAAGCTTTATGTAATGCAGAAGCACACAAAGATGTAGTGGTGTTATGTATCGGCACCGATCGCTCCACTGGGGATTCACTCGGCCCGATTACGGGATCACTACTCGTTGAAAAATCTCCACGACATCTTCACGTCTATGGCACACTTGAAAAACCTGTACACGCTGTCAACTTAGAATCATCCCTCGATCAGATTCACACCACCCATGACAATCCATGGATTGTGGCGGTAGATGCCTGTCTTGGTCGACAAGCGTCGGTTGGGCACGCATCGGTTGGACTCGGACCAATAAGACCGGGGGCAGGCGTTCAAAAAACGCTTCCTGAGGTCGGTCATGCTCACATCAACGGCATCGTCAACGTGAGCGGGTTCATGGAATTTTTTGTCCTGCAAAACACCCGTCTCTTCACGGTGATGCAGCTCTCCAGATGTATCGCTTCAGGCATTGTGCTTTGGGACCGAGGCATTACGAAAGGATCACCAGGGCGGAAATTGCAAACGTTAAATATGCGGAACGTTGCAAGCCCACCTGATTGCAACATTCATTCAAAAGTCGATGAGTGA
- a CDS encoding YkvI family membrane protein, translating to MAVGLEVDLLDFGTIIGAGYASGREIWQFFGEGSTAAIALFTVMFGICCGIIMTISRQLKTEHYLPVLKALMGTKLARIYDVIIIFYLFMTTFIMLAGGGATLQSFDIPYAVGVAFICLAIVIVFIWGTEGMLSANGFILPLLVTGLITILLVFLMQSAEPIQFDVMEQHNWTSGLVFTALNLLSLTAVLSAVGHQIKSKGEIIIASAGSAIILGGLTLLYNTSLSKVAHELVFYEIPLFAILKEYPFVMIIMMTCLLWLAIYTTSIAGMFGLITRLKEYIHLPMWKMALLLSILMIPFTVFGFGPLIDVLYPLYGLINLYLFSALLLYPITRKMT from the coding sequence GTGGCGGTCGGGCTTGAAGTGGATCTACTTGATTTTGGCACCATTATCGGAGCAGGATATGCATCAGGAAGAGAAATTTGGCAATTTTTTGGTGAGGGGAGTACGGCAGCAATTGCATTGTTTACGGTCATGTTTGGGATTTGCTGTGGCATTATTATGACAATCAGCCGTCAGCTAAAAACCGAGCATTATCTTCCGGTGTTAAAGGCACTCATGGGTACAAAGCTGGCGCGTATTTATGACGTCATTATCATTTTTTATTTGTTTATGACGACGTTTATCATGCTCGCAGGAGGCGGTGCAACGTTACAATCCTTTGATATCCCCTATGCCGTAGGCGTTGCTTTCATTTGCTTGGCGATCGTCATTGTGTTTATTTGGGGAACAGAAGGAATGCTTTCAGCCAATGGATTTATTTTGCCCCTGTTGGTGACAGGTCTCATTACCATTTTGCTTGTATTTTTAATGCAATCTGCCGAACCTATACAATTTGATGTAATGGAGCAACACAATTGGACATCAGGGCTTGTGTTTACAGCATTAAATTTATTGTCTTTAACGGCTGTCCTTTCTGCGGTTGGCCATCAGATTAAATCGAAAGGTGAAATTATTATAGCAAGTGCGGGAAGTGCAATAATTCTGGGAGGATTAACGCTCCTCTATAATACGTCCCTTTCAAAAGTCGCTCATGAACTCGTTTTTTATGAGATCCCCTTGTTTGCGATTCTAAAGGAATATCCCTTCGTTATGATCATTATGATGACCTGTCTACTGTGGCTGGCCATTTATACGACATCAATTGCAGGAATGTTTGGGTTAATTACTCGGTTAAAAGAATATATCCACTTGCCGATGTGGAAGATGGCTCTGTTGCTTAGCATCTTGATGATCCCTTTCACCGTCTTCGGCTTCGGTCCGTTAATTGACGTGCTTTATCCTTTATATGGCCTCATTAACCTCTATTTGTTTTCTGCACTACTGTTGTACCCAATTACCCGTAAAATGACATGA
- the rpsR gene encoding 30S ribosomal protein S18 — MMARRGRAKRRKVCYFTSNGIKHIDYKEVDLLKRFVSERGKILPRRVTGTSAKYQRKLTRAIKRARQMALLPYVSE, encoded by the coding sequence ATCATGGCAAGACGTGGACGCGCAAAGCGCAGAAAGGTATGTTATTTCACATCGAATGGCATTAAGCATATCGACTACAAAGAAGTCGATCTATTGAAGCGATTCGTATCAGAACGTGGAAAAATCTTGCCTCGCCGTGTCACAGGTACATCTGCAAAGTACCAACGTAAATTGACAAGAGCGATTAAACGAGCTCGTCAAATGGCACTATTGCCATATGTGAGCGAATAA
- a CDS encoding aminotransferase class V-fold PLP-dependent enzyme, which translates to MIYLDYAATSFPKPKAVVEAVSQTLSTASANPGRGSYRLARQAESIIHEARMTIKQFFHLPPEGQVIFFPHATAALNQVIKGFPFELGDHIITTMMEHNAVRRPLGYLATRGEVSVSTISWHEKTEDILREAEDALRLHTKMLVITHGSNVTGDLWPLEELSDFAKAHGLCFVVDASQTAGAVPIHMEANSIDFLVAPGHKGLLGPQGTGVLLAKNKDIPLEPQWHGGTGHASSLLQQPDDWPGRFESGTLNVAGIAGVHAGIQWIEEQGLETLMEQERNHTAHCVAGLRSLPHVTVYGHRQSQSTLPVVLFSIDGVDAQEAAIILDQSYNIAVRAGLHCAPGAHEWMNTPKGGAIRASFGWATCTSDIEALIDAVAAIVQAYHGE; encoded by the coding sequence ATGATTTATCTTGACTACGCAGCAACTTCTTTTCCGAAACCAAAAGCTGTGGTTGAGGCGGTTTCGCAAACCCTTTCTACAGCTTCAGCAAATCCTGGACGCGGAAGCTATCGTTTAGCGCGGCAAGCAGAGAGTATCATTCATGAAGCGAGAATGACGATCAAACAGTTTTTCCATCTGCCGCCTGAAGGTCAAGTGATTTTTTTTCCACACGCAACGGCTGCGTTGAATCAGGTAATTAAAGGTTTCCCATTTGAACTAGGGGATCACATTATCACAACGATGATGGAGCATAATGCCGTTCGTCGTCCTCTCGGGTATTTAGCAACGCGTGGTGAAGTGTCGGTGTCCACCATTTCCTGGCATGAAAAAACAGAAGATATCCTGCGTGAAGCGGAGGACGCTCTTCGACTTCATACTAAAATGTTAGTCATTACACATGGTTCAAACGTAACGGGAGATCTATGGCCACTCGAGGAGCTTAGCGATTTTGCGAAGGCACATGGATTATGTTTTGTTGTTGATGCTTCGCAAACGGCTGGTGCTGTACCAATCCATATGGAAGCCAACAGTATTGATTTTCTCGTTGCGCCAGGACATAAAGGGTTGCTGGGGCCTCAAGGGACAGGCGTTTTATTAGCGAAAAACAAGGACATTCCACTTGAGCCTCAGTGGCATGGTGGAACAGGCCATGCATCGTCTTTATTACAGCAGCCGGACGATTGGCCTGGGCGCTTTGAAAGCGGTACTTTAAATGTCGCTGGAATTGCAGGTGTTCATGCAGGAATTCAATGGATTGAAGAGCAGGGCTTGGAAACATTAATGGAGCAGGAGAGGAACCATACAGCCCATTGTGTTGCCGGATTACGTAGCCTCCCGCACGTAACGGTGTATGGACATCGTCAGAGCCAAAGCACGTTGCCAGTCGTATTGTTTTCGATCGACGGCGTCGATGCACAGGAAGCAGCAATCATTCTTGATCAATCCTATAATATTGCTGTTCGAGCTGGTTTACACTGTGCACCGGGTGCTCACGAATGGATGAACACACCTAAAGGTGGAGCCATTCGCGCAAGCTTCGGCTGGGCAACATGTACTTCTGATATTGAAGCGCTCATTGATGCCGTGGCTGCGATTGTTCAAGCGTATCATGGCGAATGA
- the rpsF gene encoding 30S ribosomal protein S6, with the protein MRNYEIMYILRPDLDEDTQKNTNTYFEEVLTNNGATLNETKVWGKRRLAFEIDDYREGVYMILKVNADTEAVNEFDRLAKINENILRHIAIREEE; encoded by the coding sequence ATGCGCAATTACGAAATTATGTACATCCTTCGTCCGGATCTAGACGAGGATACGCAAAAGAATACGAACACGTATTTTGAAGAGGTTTTGACGAACAACGGTGCCACGTTAAATGAAACGAAGGTATGGGGAAAACGCCGCCTTGCGTTCGAAATCGATGATTACCGTGAAGGTGTTTACATGATCCTAAAGGTCAATGCTGACACTGAAGCTGTCAACGAATTTGACCGTCTCGCAAAAATTAACGAAAACATTCTTCGTCACATCGCTATACGTGAAGAAGAATAA
- the ychF gene encoding redox-regulated ATPase YchF, which produces MALTTGIVGLPNVGKSTLFNAITQAGAESANYPFCTIDPNVGIVEVPDHRLAKLTELVKPKKTVPTAFEFTDIAGIVKGASKGEGLGNQFLSHIRQVDAISHVVRCFEDDNITHVSGTVDPISDIETINLELILADMETVEKRLTRVAKLVKQKDKDAVIEHDVLVKLKEAFENDRPARSVEFSKEEAPLVKGLHLLTNKPVLYVANVSEEEVADASSNELVQRVRSFAAQENAEVIVVCAKVESEIAELEGEEKAMFLEELGIEESGLDQLIRAAYDLLGLGTYFTAGEQEVRAWTFRQGIKAPQAAGIIHTDFERGFIRAETVSYDDLVAAGSMAVARERGQVRLEGKDYIVQDGDVIHFRFNV; this is translated from the coding sequence ATGGCTTTAACGACAGGGATTGTTGGTCTGCCCAACGTTGGTAAATCGACCCTTTTTAATGCAATTACACAGGCAGGGGCTGAATCAGCCAATTACCCGTTTTGTACAATAGATCCAAACGTCGGTATCGTGGAGGTGCCTGACCACCGCTTGGCGAAGTTAACCGAGTTGGTCAAGCCTAAAAAGACTGTTCCGACGGCTTTTGAATTTACCGATATTGCTGGGATTGTAAAAGGTGCGAGTAAAGGGGAAGGGTTAGGAAACCAATTTCTTTCTCATATTCGCCAAGTCGACGCGATTTCGCACGTTGTCCGTTGTTTTGAGGACGATAACATCACCCACGTTTCTGGAACAGTGGATCCGATCAGTGATATTGAAACCATTAATCTCGAATTGATTTTGGCAGATATGGAAACGGTGGAAAAACGATTGACACGTGTTGCGAAGCTGGTCAAGCAAAAGGACAAGGACGCTGTCATTGAGCACGACGTTCTCGTCAAATTAAAAGAGGCTTTCGAAAATGATAGGCCTGCACGTTCCGTCGAGTTTTCTAAAGAAGAGGCGCCTTTGGTTAAAGGGCTTCATTTGCTGACGAATAAGCCTGTTCTTTATGTAGCAAACGTGAGCGAAGAAGAAGTCGCAGATGCATCCAGCAATGAGCTCGTTCAACGAGTTCGCTCTTTTGCCGCCCAAGAAAATGCCGAGGTCATCGTCGTTTGTGCCAAGGTTGAATCGGAAATTGCTGAATTAGAAGGCGAAGAAAAAGCGATGTTCTTAGAAGAGCTAGGAATTGAAGAATCTGGGCTCGATCAGCTCATTCGTGCTGCTTACGATTTGCTCGGTTTAGGGACGTATTTTACTGCTGGGGAACAAGAAGTGCGTGCATGGACATTTCGCCAAGGGATTAAAGCACCGCAAGCGGCCGGCATTATTCATACAGACTTTGAGCGTGGCTTTATTCGGGCGGAGACGGTTTCCTATGATGACCTCGTTGCTGCCGGATCAATGGCAGTAGCCCGGGAGCGAGGCCAAGTCCGTCTTGAAGGCAAAGATTATATCGTCCAAGATGGTGACGTCATTCATTTCCGATTCAATGTTTAA